In the Mesorhizobium sp. M1D.F.Ca.ET.043.01.1.1 genome, TCATCGGAAGGAAAGTTTCGGCCAGCGCATCGTCGCCGGTGACGGCAAGCGAGCCGAGCGTGCCGCCATGATAAGAGGGGAAGCGGGCAATCACCTTCCAACGCTTGGGCTGGCCGGTGGCGACCGCCCATTGCCGGGCGAGCTTGATGCAGGACTCCGTCGCTTCCGAGCCGCCCGAGACGAAGAAGATGCGATCCATGCCGGACGGCAGCTTGTCGGCGAGCTCCCGCGCCAGTTCTTCCGCCGGCTCGTTTTCGAAGTGCAGCCGATAGGCAAAGGTGGCCTTGTCCATCTGCCGCTTCATGGCGTCGAGCACATTGCGGTTGGAATGGCCGATATTGGCGACCATCGGCCCGCTCGAGCCGTCGATGAAGCGGCGGCCGTCCTTGGTCCAGAAATAGATGCCCTCGGCCCGGTCGACGAGCGGCCGGCGCAGGCTGGAGAGATAGAACAGATGCGATGGCGGCCGCGCATCGGCGTCGGGCGAGGGTTGAACGGACGGCTTCGACATGTCAGGTCTTTCCGAGATAGCGGTCGAGAACATTTTTCGTCACGCGTTCGACCATCGCGTCCTGCCTTAGCAGGCCGGCGACCCATTCGCAGCTTCCGGCATGGAACACTTCGCCCTTGCCGCGCGGGAAGTTGACGATCATGCCGTTGCCGCGCTTGACCTTGTCGAGATTGGCGTCGCTCGCCTCGCCGAACAGCGTCTCGGCGGTGAAACGCCCGTCCTCGTCGGTGAGGAACTGGTCCTCGATCGGGATGTCGGCGCTTTCCTCGACCTGGCTCGCCATGCCGACGGCAAGAACCTGCAAGCCATCCGGCGCGCCACTCTCCGCGGTCGGGTAGGGCAGACCGCCACGGATCTCGAAATCCAGCCCGTCGACCTCATAGCCATAGACATGGCTGTCGGCGCCGAGCAGGTCGCCATAATAGATGCCGGTGCCGGCGAAGGCCCAGTGCTCCGGCCGGTAGACCGGGAAGCCGCGGACGCCGCGCGGCGCGCAGCCGCCCCAGCCGGCATACACGCCTCGCGTCGCGTTCAGGCCGAAGGTGGCGCTCCCCGGGCGGCCGATCTCCGGCGCTTCCCAGGAATTGGTGGCGCGAGTGACGTCGCCGCCGCGATAGGCGGGGTCTTCCGCGCGCGCCCGGTATTTGTAGCAGACCTGGCGGCGGCCTTCGTCTTCCAGCCTTGTCTGCCACATGAAATTGCCGGCGAAGCGCGCCGCATGGCCGCCGCGCTCGACATAGGCGTCGACCGCGTCGCGCATCTCCCAGGTCCAGTATTCGTCGTGGCCGACGAAGACGACGCAGTCGTAGCTGTCGAGGATCTCGGGCGAGAAATGCAATTCGTGCTGGCTGGCGAGATCGACCGCGTAGCCGGCGCGCTCGGCGAAGCGGAAGAAATGGCTATCATAGCTCGCCCAGCCCGAAGAGGCGTATTTCTTCGAGTGGCCGGTGGCAAAGGCCCATTCCATGTGCGGGTAACAGGGCACGGTCTTCGGCGGCACCGCGACCTCCAGCGGCACGCGCGGCGCGTCCGTTGGCAGCACGACGAAACCACGGCACCAGGGGCGCTCAGTCGAAACCATCGTCGCATATTGGTCGCGGTTCGGGCCGGTGATGCCCTGGTAGTGGTTGGAGCCGCCCCAGGTGT is a window encoding:
- a CDS encoding N,N-dimethylformamidase beta subunit family domain-containing protein, encoding MTQLTTEFPDFGLTPEQRREAVRGHYYEWPGMDGSSGEIWCYSDRLSYRPGETVTLHVNSTARQFSIAIVRDGAVETNVFEKTGLPARWQETPDQCSVEGCGWQASFQFRIGDDWPSGAYRVTLTADGRGGGTIESQHLFIVAPLPGRKPGRLLQVAATGTWLAYNTWGGSNHYQGITGPNRDQYATMVSTERPWCRGFVVLPTDAPRVPLEVAVPPKTVPCYPHMEWAFATGHSKKYASSGWASYDSHFFRFAERAGYAVDLASQHELHFSPEILDSYDCVVFVGHDEYWTWEMRDAVDAYVERGGHAARFAGNFMWQTRLEDEGRRQVCYKYRARAEDPAYRGGDVTRATNSWEAPEIGRPGSATFGLNATRGVYAGWGGCAPRGVRGFPVYRPEHWAFAGTGIYYGDLLGADSHVYGYEVDGLDFEIRGGLPYPTAESGAPDGLQVLAVGMASQVEESADIPIEDQFLTDEDGRFTAETLFGEASDANLDKVKRGNGMIVNFPRGKGEVFHAGSCEWVAGLLRQDAMVERVTKNVLDRYLGKT